A genomic window from Equus caballus isolate H_3958 breed thoroughbred chromosome 5, TB-T2T, whole genome shotgun sequence includes:
- the ANGEL2 gene encoding protein angel homolog 2 isoform X6 — protein MKILGDKNVDSKCEDSENKFDFSVMSYNILSQDLLEDNSHLYRHCRRPVLHWSFRFPNILKEIKHFDADVLCLQEVQEDHYGTEIRPSLESLGYHCEYKMRTGRKPDGCAICFKHSKFSLLSVNPVEFFRPDVPLLDRDNVGLVLLLQPRIPSTASPALCVANTHLLYNPRRGDIKLTQLAMLLAEISSVAHQKDGSFCPIVMCGDFNSVPGSPLYSFIKEGKLNYEGLAIGKVSGQEQSSRGQRILSIPIWPPNLGISQNCVYEVQQVPKVEKTDGDPTQTQLDKTEVLVTPEKLSSHLQHHFSLSSVYSHYFPDTGIPEVTTCHSRSAITVDYIFYSAEKEDVAEKPGAEVALVGGLKLLARLSLLTEQDLWTVNGLPNENNSSDHLPLLAKFRLEL, from the exons atgaagatctTGGGAGACAAAAATGTTGACTCCAAATGTGAAGACAGTGAGAACAAGTTTGACTTTTCAGTGATGTCCTATAATATACTTTCACAAGATTTATTGGAAGACAATTCACACCTCTATAGACACTGCCGGCGGCCGGTATTACACTGGAGTTTTAGGTTTCCCAatattctgaaagaaattaaacacttTGATGCAGAT gtACTTTGTTTGCAAGAAGTTCAAGAAGATCATTATGGAACAGAGATCAGGCCAAGTTTGGAATCATTGG GTTATCACTGTGAATACAAGATGCGGACTGGAAGGAAACCCGATGGCTGTGCCATTTGCTTCAAACATTCCAAATTTTCACTGTTATCAGTGAACCCAGTGGAGTTCTTCCGCCCTGATGTTCCGCTGTTGGACAGAGACAATGTTGGATTAGTATTGCTCTTGCAGCCCAGAATTCCAAGCACTGCCTCTCCTGCACTCTGCGTAGCAAACACACATCTATTGTATAATCCAAGGCGAGGTGATATTAAGCTGACCCAGTTGGCAATGCTTCTGGCAGAGATTTCCAGTGTTGCCCATCAGAAAGATGGCAGTTTCTGCCCTATTGTTATGTGTGGTGACTTTAATTCTGTTCCTGGTTCTCCACTCTATAGTtttataaaggaaggaaaattgaATTATGAAGGACTTGCCATAGGAAAG GTATCTGGCCAGGAACAGTCTTCACGGGGACAAAGAATTTTATCTATTCCAATTTGGCCCCCAAACCTAGGTATCTCACAGAACTGTGTGTATGAGGTACAGCAGGTACCAAAAGTAGAAAAGACAG ACGGTGATCCAACACAGACACAGCTGGACAAAACAGAGGTCCTAGTGACACCTGAAAA aTTATCTTCACATTTACAGCACCATTTCAGCTTATCTTCGGTTTATTCACATTATTTTCCTGACACTGGGATTCCAGAAGTGACCACCTGTCATTCTCGAAGCGCCATAACTGTGgattatattttctattctgcTGAGAAGGAAGATGTTGCTGAGAAGCCAG GAGCTGAAGTTGCTTTGGTTGGTGGCTTGAAACTTCTAGCTAGACTGTCACTTCTTACAGAACAAGACTTATGGACCGTGAATGGACTTCCAAATGAAAATAACTCTTCAGATCATCTGCCCTTATTGGCTAAGTTCAGACTTGAGCTCTGA
- the ANGEL2 gene encoding protein angel homolog 2 isoform X5 has translation MEGTIKRHWEYICNHNKEKMKILGDKNVDSKCEDSENKFDFSVMSYNILSQDLLEDNSHLYRHCRRPVLHWSFRFPNILKEIKHFDADVLCLQEVQEDHYGTEIRPSLESLGYHCEYKMRTGRKPDGCAICFKHSKFSLLSVNPVEFFRPDVPLLDRDNVGLVLLLQPRIPSTASPALCVANTHLLYNPRRGDIKLTQLAMLLAEISSVAHQKDGSFCPIVMCGDFNSVPGSPLYSFIKEGKLNYEGLAIGKVSGQEQSSRGQRILSIPIWPPNLGISQNCVYEVQQVPKVEKTDGDPTQTQLDKTEVLVTPEKLSSHLQHHFSLSSVYSHYFPDTGIPEVTTCHSRSAITVDYIFYSAEKEDVAEKPGAEVALVGGLKLLARLSLLTEQDLWTVNGLPNENNSSDHLPLLAKFRLEL, from the exons ATGGAAG GCACGATAAAACGGCATTGGGAATATATATGTAaccataataaagaaaaaatgaagatctTGGGAGACAAAAATGTTGACTCCAAATGTGAAGACAGTGAGAACAAGTTTGACTTTTCAGTGATGTCCTATAATATACTTTCACAAGATTTATTGGAAGACAATTCACACCTCTATAGACACTGCCGGCGGCCGGTATTACACTGGAGTTTTAGGTTTCCCAatattctgaaagaaattaaacacttTGATGCAGAT gtACTTTGTTTGCAAGAAGTTCAAGAAGATCATTATGGAACAGAGATCAGGCCAAGTTTGGAATCATTGG GTTATCACTGTGAATACAAGATGCGGACTGGAAGGAAACCCGATGGCTGTGCCATTTGCTTCAAACATTCCAAATTTTCACTGTTATCAGTGAACCCAGTGGAGTTCTTCCGCCCTGATGTTCCGCTGTTGGACAGAGACAATGTTGGATTAGTATTGCTCTTGCAGCCCAGAATTCCAAGCACTGCCTCTCCTGCACTCTGCGTAGCAAACACACATCTATTGTATAATCCAAGGCGAGGTGATATTAAGCTGACCCAGTTGGCAATGCTTCTGGCAGAGATTTCCAGTGTTGCCCATCAGAAAGATGGCAGTTTCTGCCCTATTGTTATGTGTGGTGACTTTAATTCTGTTCCTGGTTCTCCACTCTATAGTtttataaaggaaggaaaattgaATTATGAAGGACTTGCCATAGGAAAG GTATCTGGCCAGGAACAGTCTTCACGGGGACAAAGAATTTTATCTATTCCAATTTGGCCCCCAAACCTAGGTATCTCACAGAACTGTGTGTATGAGGTACAGCAGGTACCAAAAGTAGAAAAGACAG ACGGTGATCCAACACAGACACAGCTGGACAAAACAGAGGTCCTAGTGACACCTGAAAA aTTATCTTCACATTTACAGCACCATTTCAGCTTATCTTCGGTTTATTCACATTATTTTCCTGACACTGGGATTCCAGAAGTGACCACCTGTCATTCTCGAAGCGCCATAACTGTGgattatattttctattctgcTGAGAAGGAAGATGTTGCTGAGAAGCCAG GAGCTGAAGTTGCTTTGGTTGGTGGCTTGAAACTTCTAGCTAGACTGTCACTTCTTACAGAACAAGACTTATGGACCGTGAATGGACTTCCAAATGAAAATAACTCTTCAGATCATCTGCCCTTATTGGCTAAGTTCAGACTTGAGCTCTGA